In Sphingomonas panacisoli, one genomic interval encodes:
- a CDS encoding DUF2141 domain-containing protein gives MLPANGAPTTNLDLSVTGLRSAKGMIRVCLTADPANFPGCVDDKRAITRSVPATQRDIRIVGLAPGNYAAAVIHDENSNARLDTFAGIPREGFGFSRNPRIGFGPPRFSAAAFAVGGVAETQQVTMRYMF, from the coding sequence ATGCTCCCGGCGAACGGCGCGCCGACGACTAATCTCGACCTGTCGGTCACCGGGCTGCGGTCGGCCAAGGGAATGATCCGCGTGTGCCTGACCGCCGATCCCGCCAACTTCCCGGGCTGCGTCGATGACAAGCGCGCCATCACCCGATCGGTCCCCGCGACGCAACGCGACATCCGGATCGTCGGTCTCGCACCGGGCAATTATGCCGCCGCGGTGATCCACGACGAGAATTCGAACGCCCGGCTCGATACCTTCGCGGGCATCCCGCGCGAAGGGTTCGGCTTCTCGCGCAACCCGCGCATCGGGTTCGGCCCGCCGCGCTTTTCGGCGGCTGCTTTCGCGGTCGGCGGCGTTGCCGAAACGCAACAGGTGACGATGCGCTACATGTTCTGA